In one Solanum dulcamara chromosome 1, daSolDulc1.2, whole genome shotgun sequence genomic region, the following are encoded:
- the LOC129899853 gene encoding pleiotropic drug resistance protein 2-like: MEVTLGQDGLAKSLSRRSMSKSERRTSFRSVSSRSWASASVREVMFTAPGGDVFQRSTRENDDEQELKWAAIERLPTYDRLRKGILRQTLDDGKINYHEVDVVHLGLQDKKQILENILEVVEEDNERFLRRLRGRTDRVGIETPKVEVRFEHLCIDGDAYVGSRALPTLWNASINFVEGFLQKINIVPSKKRVVNILHDVNGIVRPSRMTLLLGPPGSGKTTLLKALAGVLDKDLRVNGRISYCGHELSDFIPQRTCAYISQHDIHHGEMTVRETLDFAGRCLGVGTRYELLTELSRREKDAGIKPDPEIDAFMKATAVAGQESSLVTDYVLKILGMDICADILVGDDMRRGISGGQKKRLTTGEMLVGPAKVFYMDEISTGLDSSTTFQIVKYMRQMVHIMDVSMIISLLQPAPETYDLFDDIILLSEGNIIYQGPRENVLEFFESVGFKCPERKGVADFLQEVTSLKDQEQYWFRRNEPYKYISVAEFAELFSNFHVGQQLFDDLGVPYDKSKTHPAALVTEKYGISNMELLKACLSREWLLMKRNSFLYIFKTFQITVMSIIAFTVFFRTEMKTGQIADGGKFYGALFFSLVNIMFNGTAELALTIFRLPVFFKQRDSLFYPAWAFALPIWLLRIPISFIESLIWITLTYYTIGFAPDVTRFLRQFLVFFALHQSALSLFRFVAALGRTQVVASTFATFTILIVFVLGGFVVAKDDLEPWMRWGCYISPMTYGQNAIAINEFLDERWNTPNNDTRFSEPTIGKVLLKARSMYTEDNVFWLCVVALFAFSFLFNVCFILALTYLNPFGDSRSVISDDGKSKKKKRTEWSSASSVPMTEGIVMDVRNTNNSSIEEAKKRGMVLPFQPLSLAFNHINYYVDMPAEMKAQGVDETRLQLLRDVSGAFRPGVLTALVGVSGAGKTTLMDVLAGRKTEGYIEGSINISGYPKNQSTFARISGYCEQNDIHSPHVTVYESLVYSAWLRLSPDVKEYTRKNFVEEIMDLVELNPLRDSLVGLPGVDGLSTEQRKRLTIAVELVANPSIIFMDEPTSGLDARAAAIVMRTVRNTVDTGRTVVCTIHQPSIDIFEAFDELLLMKRGGQVIYAGPLGHHSHLLIEYFQSIPGVPEIKEGYNPATWMLDISAPAVEAQLQVDFADIYANSESYRRNQELIKELSIPAPGSKDLHFPTEYSQPFFEQCKACFWKQHLSYWRHPQYNAIRFAMTTMVGVIFGVIFWNKGKQLSKLQDLFNIVGAMYAAVMFLGGTNTSAVQSIVAVERTVFYREKAAGMYSALPYAFAQVAIETIYISIQTFIYSLILYAMIGFHWTAGKFLLFYFFVFMCFVYFTMYGMMLVALTPNYHIAAIVMSFFLSFWNLFSGFLIPRTQIPIWWRWYYWASPVAWTIYGLVTSQIGDKNNPIEIPGGGELSIKLYLKDSFGFDYDFLGVVAAMHVVWAIFFCFVFAYAIKFLNFQRR, from the exons ATGGAGGTAACATTAGGCCAGGATGGGCTGGCCAAGTCACTGAGTCGTCGGTCCATGAGTAAGAGTGAAAGGAGGACGAGTTTTCGATCAGTAAGTTCAAGGAGTTGGGCATCAGCTAGTGTTAGAGAAGTGATGTTTACTGCACCAGGAGGTGATGTTTTTCAAAGAAGTACAAGGGAAAACGATGACGAACAAGAGCTAAAATGGGCTGCTATTGAGAGACTTCCTACATATGATAGGCTAAGGAAAGGGATTTTGAGACAAACATTGGATGATGGAAAGATTAATTATCATGAAGTTGATGTTGTCCATCTTGGATTACAAGACAAGAAAcagattttagaaaatattcttGAAGTTGTTGAGGAAGATAATGAGAGGTTTCTTAGAAGACTCAGAGGCAGGACTGATAG GGTTGGAATTGAGACTCCGAAAGTTGAAGTTCGGTTTGAGCATCTTTGTATTGATGGAGATGCATATGTTGGATCTAGAGCATTGCCTACTCTATGGAATgcttcaatcaattttgtagaG GGGTTTCTTCAAAAGATCAATATTGTCCCTTCAAAGAAAAGGGTTGTGAACATACTGCATGATGTGAATGGAATCGTAAGACCCTCAAG GATGACATTACTTCTGGGGCCTCCTGGTTCTGGAAAAACTACATTGCTAAAAGCACTTGCTGGGGTGCTAGACAAGGACCTAAGA GTGAACGGAAGAATCAGTTACTGTGGTCATGAGCTGTCAGATTTCATCCCTCAAAGGACATGTGCATATATTAGTCAGCATGACATTCATCATGGAGAGATGACAGTTAGAGAGACGTTGGATTTCGCAGGACGTTGTTTAGGAGTTGGGACAAGATATGAGCTCCTTACTGAATTGTCAAGGCGCGAGAAGGATGCAGGAATAAAACCTGATCCTGAAATAGATGCATTTATGAAAGCTACAGCTGTTGCAGGCCAAGAATCTAGTCTGGTCACAGACTATGTTCTTAAG ATACTTGGGATGGATATATGTGCTGATATATTGGTCGGTGATGATATGAGAAGGGGTATCTCAGGTGGACAGAAGAAGCGGCTCACAACAG GAGAAATGCTGGTTGGCCCTGCTAAAGTTTTCTACATGGATGAAATATCAACTGGCCTCGACAGTTCAACAACATTTCAAATTGTGAAATACATGAGGCAGATGGTCCATATCATGGATGTATCGATGATAATCTCTCTGCTTCAACCTGCACCAGAAACCTATGATCTTTTCGATGACATTATATTGCTTTCTGAGGGAAATATTATCTACCAAGGTCCACGTGAGAATGTCCTGGAGTTTTTTGAGAGTGTTGGATTCAAATGCCCAGAAAGGAAAGGAGTTGCTGACTTTCTGCAAGAGGTTACTTCTCTAAAGGACCAAGAACAGTATTGGTTCAGAAGAAATGAACCTTACAAATATATTTCAGTGGCTGAATTTGCAGAACTCTTTAGCAATTTTCATGTTGGGCAACAGCTTTTTGATGACCTTGGAGTTCCTTATGACAAAAGCAAAACCCATCCTGCTGCACTGGTTACGGAGAAGTATGGTATCTCCAACATGGAACTCCTCAAGGCATGCTTATCAAGGGAATGGTTATTGATGAAGCGGAATTCCTTCCTATAcatatttaagacattccagATCACTGTGATGTCAATAATTGCCTTCACAGTATTCTTTAGGACAGAGATGAAAACTGGTCAGATTGCAGATGGAGGCAAATTTTATGGTGCCTTGTTTTTCAGCCTCGTCAATATAATGTTTAATGGTACAGCAGAGCTTGCACTTACCATTTTCAGACTTCCTGTATTCTTTAAACAGAGAGATTCTTTGTTTTACCCAGCTTGGGCTTTCGCTCTTCCGATTTGGCTTTTAAGGATTCCCATTTCGTTTATCGAATCACTGATATGGATCACACTTACTTATTACACCATCGGGTTTGCTCCTGATGTGACTAG GTTTTTGCGCCAATTCTTGGTATTTTTTGCTTTGCATCAGTCGGCTCTATCTCTATTCCGTTTTGTTGCTGCACTTGGAAGGACACAAGTAGTTGCTAGCACCTTTGCAACTTTCACGATACTGATAGTCTTTGTGCTTGGTGGTTTCGTCGTTGCAAAAG ATGACCTGGAACCATGGATGAGATGGGGCTGCTACATATCTCCTATGACATATGGACAGAATGCAATTGCCATCAATGAGTTTCTGGACGAGAGATGGAATACT CCCAACAATGACACAAGATTTTCTGAGCCAACAATCGGCAAGGTTCTTCTCAAGGCAAGGAGCATGTATACAGAAGATAATGTTTTCTGGCTCTGTGTTGTTGCCCTATTTGCATTCTCGTTTTTGTTCAACGTTTGCTTTATCTTGGCACTGACATACCTAAACC CATTTGGAGATTCTAGATCAGTTATTTCAGATGATGGCAAAAGTAAGAAGAAGAAGCGAACAGAATGGAGTTCAGCATCTTCAGTTCCAATGACCGAAG GTATAGTTATGGACGTAAGGAACACTAACAACTCAAGTATTGAAGAAGCCAAGAAAAGAGGAATGGTGCTTCCTTTCCAGCCACTGTCCCTTGCATTTaatcatatcaattattatgtTGATATGCCAGCT GAAATGAAAGCCCAAGGAGTTGACGAGACTCGTCTCCAATTGTTACGAGATGTTAGTGGTGCTTTCAGGCCTGGAGTTCTTACGGCCTTAGTTGGTGTGAGTGGTGCTGGAAAGACCACGTTAATGGATGTCTTAGCAGGAAGGAAAACAGAAGGCTACATTGAAGGAAGCATCAACATTTCTGGTTATCCaaagaatcaatcaactttTGCTCGTATAAGTGGTTATTGTGAACAGAATGACATTCATTCTCCACATGTTACTGTTTATGAGTCATTGGTATACTCAGCTTGGTTGCGTCTCTCTCCAGATGTAAAAGAGTATACACGGAAG AATTTTGTTGAGGAAATAATGGATCTAGTCGAGTTGAATCCACTGAGGGACTCCCTAGTAGGCCTTCCAGGGGTAGATGGTCTCTCAACTGAACAGAGGAAGAGGCTGACTATAGCTGTAGAGCTGGTAGCAAATCCATCTATTATTTTCATGGATGAACCAACATCAGGGCTTGATGCTAGAGCTGCAGCAATTGTGATGCGAACTGTGAGAAACACTGTGGATACGGGGAGAACTGTTGTCTGCACTATCCACCAGCCAAGCATTGATATCTTCGAAGCATTTGATGAG CTGTTATTGATGAAAAGAGGAGGACAAGTCATATATGCAGGGCCTCTTGGTCATCATTCTCACCTACTGATCGAGTATTTTCAA TCTATTCCAGGGGTTCCTGAAATCAAAGAGGGATATAATCCTGCTACTTGGATGCTGGACATCTCGGCACCGGCTGTTGAGGCTCAACTTCAAGTAGACTTTGCTGACATTTATGCCAACTCTGAGTCGTATAG GAGGAATCAAGAACTTATCAAAGAACTAAGCATTCCTGCACCAGGATCCAAAGATCTTCACTTCCCCACGGAATACTCCCAACCGTTTTTTGAACAGTGCAAGGCTTGCTTTTGGAAACAACACTTGTCCTATTGGAGGCATCCACAGTATAATGCCATTCGGTTTGCTATGACAACAATGGTAGGAGTAATATTTGGAGTCATTTTTTGGAATAAGGGGAAGCAACT GTCCAAACTACAGGACCTGTTTAATATAGTTGGAGCTATGTATGCTGCTGTCATGTTCCTAGGTGGAACTAATACTTCAGCCGTACAGTCTATTGTTGCTGTAGAAAGGACTGTCTTTTATCGGGAAAAAGCAGCAGGAATGTATTCCGCACTTCCTTATGCATTTGCTCAG GTTGCAATAGAGACTATCTATATTTCGATTCAAACTTTTATTTACAGCCTTATTCTGTACGCGATGATTGGATTCCACTGGACAGCTGGAAAGTTCTTGTTGTTCTACTTTTTTGTTTTCATGTGCTTCGTCTACTTCACGATGTATGGAATGATGCTTGTTGCACTCACTCCAAACTACCACATTGCTGCAATCGTAATGTCTTTCTTCCTCAGCTTTTGGAACTTGTTCTCTGGTTTCCTCATTCCAAGAACA CAAATTCCTATATGGTGGAGGTGGTATTATTGGGCTTCTCCCGTGGCATGGACAATATATGGCCTTGTAACGTCTCAAATAGGCGACAAGAACAACCCCATTGAGATTCCAGGAGGCGGCGAGTTATCAATAAAGTTATATCTGAAGGATAGCTTTGGTTTTGATTATGACTTCCTGGGAGTTGTTGCTGCCATGCATGTTGTATGGGCAATTTTCTTCTGCTTTGTTTTTGCTTATGCCATCAAGTTCTTGAATTTCCAGAGGAGATAA